The Methylobacterium currus genome contains a region encoding:
- the kdgD gene encoding 5-dehydro-4-deoxyglucarate dehydratase, protein MATALSPVDVAQRLGAGLLSFPVTPFTADFAIDEAQYRSNLDWLCGYDVAGLFAAGGTGEFFSLTPAEVARVVGVAVAETNGRVPVLAGAGYGTAIACEMAQAAEKAGADGLLLLPPYLVGSEQDGLSAHIEAVCRATGLGVIVYNRDNAVIGPDALARLCDRLPNLVGYKDGIGDIELMTRIYSRLGDRLTYIGGLPTAETFALPYLEMGVTTYSSAVFNFVPGFALDFYAAVRRRDRDAVAQGLRDFILPLIEIRNRRKGYAVSIIKAGMRAVGRDSGPVRHPLTDLTTAEQAELQALVARISPVRISPAQALAAE, encoded by the coding sequence ATGGCCACCGCGCTCTCGCCCGTCGACGTCGCCCAGCGCCTCGGCGCCGGCCTGCTCTCCTTCCCGGTGACTCCCTTCACCGCCGATTTCGCCATCGACGAGGCGCAGTACCGCAGCAACCTCGACTGGCTGTGCGGCTACGACGTCGCCGGCCTGTTCGCGGCGGGCGGCACCGGCGAGTTCTTCTCCCTCACCCCGGCCGAGGTCGCCCGCGTGGTCGGCGTCGCGGTGGCCGAGACCAACGGCCGCGTGCCGGTGCTGGCCGGCGCCGGCTACGGCACCGCCATCGCCTGCGAGATGGCGCAAGCCGCCGAGAAGGCCGGTGCCGACGGCCTGCTCCTGCTGCCGCCCTACCTCGTCGGCTCCGAGCAGGACGGCCTCTCGGCCCATATCGAGGCTGTGTGCCGCGCGACCGGTCTCGGCGTGATCGTCTACAACCGCGACAACGCGGTGATCGGCCCCGACGCCCTGGCGCGGCTCTGCGACCGCTTACCGAACCTCGTCGGCTACAAGGACGGCATCGGCGACATCGAGCTGATGACCCGGATCTATTCGCGGCTCGGCGACCGGCTGACCTATATCGGCGGCCTGCCCACCGCCGAGACCTTCGCCCTGCCCTATCTCGAGATGGGCGTGACCACCTATTCCTCGGCGGTTTTCAACTTCGTGCCGGGCTTCGCTCTCGACTTCTACGCCGCCGTGCGCCGGCGCGACCGGGACGCCGTGGCGCAGGGCCTGCGCGACTTCATCCTGCCCCTCATCGAGATCCGCAACCGCCGCAAGGGCTACGCCGTCTCGATCATCAAGGCCGGCATGCGGGCGGTCGGGCGCGATTCCGGCCCGGTGCGCCACCCGCTCACCGACCTCACCACCGCCGAGCAGGCGGAGCTCCAGGCCCTCGTCGCCCGGATCAGCCCGGTCCGGATCAGCCCGGCCCAGGCTCTGGCCGCGGAGTAA
- a CDS encoding CgeB family protein — translation MASTSPDAVNHNASIRDALRDGFADVLGASAVRASPLDLAGEAIAGFRPSLVVALGSVAVDAASLRGLARSARRAGARLAFWLHDDPYEFDYAPKAEALADHIFTNDRWAVPHYRHPSVSHLPLAACRRTHDRPVRPMAGRILDLFFCGAAFPNRVALLERAQGSLSGLRVEVRGAGWPAALPFAENIRMSPAAMADRASEARFTLAVGRDLDIANRRCQLPASTPGPRVFEAALAGVPQLCFAAGLEILDYFEEGREILLFDDVHEIADAIARSHREPAVFEAMAERARARALDAHTYRHRAETILAVMAA, via the coding sequence TGCGGGCGAGCCCGCTCGACCTCGCCGGGGAGGCCATCGCGGGCTTTCGCCCGAGCCTCGTCGTGGCTTTGGGCAGCGTCGCGGTCGATGCCGCCTCCCTGCGGGGGCTGGCGCGGAGCGCCCGGCGGGCGGGGGCCCGCCTCGCCTTCTGGCTCCACGACGACCCCTACGAGTTCGATTACGCGCCCAAGGCTGAGGCGCTAGCCGATCACATCTTCACCAACGACCGCTGGGCCGTGCCCCATTACCGGCACCCGTCGGTCTCGCACCTGCCGCTGGCCGCTTGCCGCCGGACCCATGACCGGCCGGTGCGGCCGATGGCCGGGCGGATCCTCGACCTGTTCTTCTGCGGCGCCGCCTTCCCCAACCGGGTCGCGCTGCTGGAGCGGGCGCAAGGCAGCCTGTCGGGGCTCCGGGTCGAGGTGCGCGGCGCGGGCTGGCCGGCCGCCCTGCCCTTCGCCGAGAACATCCGCATGAGTCCCGCCGCGATGGCCGACCGGGCGAGCGAGGCGCGCTTCACCCTCGCGGTCGGCCGCGACCTCGACATCGCCAACCGGCGCTGCCAGTTGCCGGCCTCGACGCCGGGGCCGCGGGTCTTCGAGGCCGCGCTCGCCGGCGTGCCGCAGCTCTGCTTCGCCGCCGGCCTCGAAATCCTGGACTATTTCGAGGAGGGTCGGGAAATCCTGCTGTTCGACGACGTCCACGAGATCGCCGACGCCATCGCCCGCTCCCACCGCGAGCCCGCCGTTTTCGAGGCGATGGCCGAGCGTGCCCGCGCCCGGGCGCTCGACGCCCACACCTACCGTCATAGGGCCGAGACCATCCTGGCGGTGATGGCCGCGTGA
- a CDS encoding class I SAM-dependent methyltransferase yields the protein MSSPLHLVRHAVPFAAYPYRGEGMACNLCGGTETLTVAETDRRLKRLRSVACTECGLIRTDPMPTAAELDAYYASAYRAAYQFALGRRPPRHHLHRSRREAGFRAGLLEPALRPGARVLDFGSGSGEFLAAARERGCTVTGVEPGRAYAAFARAEHGARVLDRLDDLACEEVFDVVTVHHVLEHLRDPVDTLARLAGRLAPGGVLYAAVPNMAATGKPPHERFHFAHVHGFVRQTLDRAARRAGLAPHPDFRREDTTVVYRHAGSSDAPILAVPGLAQDLAAALAPVRPGAYLASGAWLRPMVRRNAKAIRDTFAGR from the coding sequence ATGTCCTCGCCGCTCCACCTCGTCCGGCACGCCGTCCCGTTCGCCGCCTACCCGTACCGGGGCGAGGGGATGGCGTGCAATCTCTGCGGCGGCACCGAGACCCTGACCGTGGCCGAGACCGACCGGCGGCTGAAGCGGCTGCGCTCCGTCGCCTGCACGGAATGCGGGCTGATCCGCACCGACCCGATGCCGACCGCCGCCGAGCTCGACGCCTATTACGCCTCGGCCTATCGCGCCGCCTACCAGTTCGCCCTCGGCCGGCGCCCGCCGCGCCACCACCTCCACCGTTCGCGGCGCGAGGCGGGGTTCCGGGCCGGTCTCCTCGAGCCGGCCCTGCGGCCCGGCGCCCGGGTGCTCGATTTCGGTTCCGGCTCGGGCGAGTTCCTGGCCGCGGCGCGGGAGCGGGGCTGCACCGTCACGGGCGTCGAGCCCGGACGCGCCTACGCGGCTTTCGCCCGCGCCGAGCACGGCGCCCGGGTGCTCGACCGCCTCGACGACCTGGCGTGCGAGGAGGTCTTCGACGTCGTCACGGTCCACCACGTGCTGGAGCACCTGCGCGATCCCGTCGATACCCTGGCGCGGCTCGCCGGCCGGCTCGCACCCGGGGGCGTGCTCTACGCCGCGGTGCCCAACATGGCGGCGACGGGCAAGCCGCCGCACGAGCGCTTCCACTTCGCGCATGTCCACGGCTTCGTGCGCCAGACCCTCGACCGCGCCGCCCGCCGCGCCGGGCTGGCGCCGCATCCGGATTTCCGGCGCGAGGACACGACGGTGGTGTACCGGCATGCCGGTTCGTCCGATGCGCCGATCCTCGCCGTGCCCGGCCTGGCGCAGGACCTCGCCGCCGCCCTCGCGCCGGTGCGGCCCGGCGCCTATCTCGCCTCGGGCGCCTGGCTGCGCCCGATGGTCCGCCGCAACGCGAAGGCGATCCGGGACACGTTCGCGGGGCGGTGA
- a CDS encoding TonB-dependent siderophore receptor: protein MPPHPRVSRRRVAALAGGVSLIGLAVAAQSAAGQEATPPRQGAAAGGAIQLETIDVAGNGASSGAPAGATVAAARPKEDPRGPIDGYVAKRTLTSTKTDTPLIETPQSITVIGREQLDALKPQQVAEAISYSAGVFGNVFGPDPRVDFFLIRGFTANDTGLYRDGLQLFNYGFAAYKVDTFGLERIDVLRGPAAVLFGQGGPGGLVNLISKKPPFEPLNYVEVGGGSFGQKYLAFDFGGPADKEGHWFYRLTGIGRQGGTQVDGLDENRGYIAPTFTYKPDGATTFTLLSSFQYDDTGRLNAFLPYYGTVRPTVLGLRIPQNYNVSDPFNNTYRRSQASVGYEFEHVFDDTWTFRQNLRYAFSESLDDAFLGGLFGLNGFGYADANQTQIARYRFRASSRARLFNVDNQAVARFDDGLFKHTFLMGLDYKNFQLNDNNATGGFVGPTVANFNIITPNYGSPSVPVAPYLVNYDVFQQLGVYFQDQIKLTPELTLVVSGRGDFTSNEVNNRLADTVTRQSANAYTQRYGLIYNFDFGLAPYISYATFFNPQVGTNAFSQPFRPTTGDQYEAGVKYEIPGANAFLTLAAFDLALANTLTADPTNTLNQLQLGETRSRGFEAQLVANITKDFNVVASFTSYNLEITKGDIGTIGRTPTNTPETLASVFADYTIPTGDWAGFGFGAGVRYVGRSFADVNNTLTVPERALFDAVIHYSRDNWRFAINAANLADKRFVSSCQSVTACFYGEQRRITASLSYKW from the coding sequence ATGCCTCCCCATCCCCGCGTCTCCCGCCGCCGCGTCGCCGCTCTCGCCGGCGGCGTCTCCCTGATCGGCCTCGCCGTTGCGGCGCAGAGCGCGGCCGGGCAGGAGGCGACGCCGCCCCGGCAGGGGGCGGCGGCCGGCGGCGCGATCCAGCTCGAGACGATCGACGTCGCAGGCAATGGGGCGTCCAGCGGCGCGCCCGCCGGCGCGACGGTGGCGGCGGCCCGCCCGAAGGAGGATCCGCGCGGCCCGATCGACGGCTACGTCGCCAAGCGCACGCTGACCTCGACCAAGACCGACACCCCGCTGATCGAGACGCCGCAATCGATCACCGTGATCGGGCGCGAGCAGCTCGACGCCCTCAAGCCGCAGCAGGTGGCTGAGGCGATCAGCTACTCGGCCGGCGTCTTCGGCAACGTCTTCGGGCCGGATCCGCGGGTCGACTTCTTCCTGATCCGCGGCTTCACGGCGAACGACACCGGCCTGTACCGGGACGGGCTGCAGCTCTTCAACTACGGCTTTGCCGCCTACAAGGTCGACACGTTCGGCCTCGAGCGCATCGACGTGCTGCGCGGGCCGGCCGCGGTGCTGTTCGGCCAGGGCGGGCCCGGCGGCCTCGTCAACCTGATCAGCAAGAAGCCGCCCTTCGAGCCGCTCAACTACGTCGAGGTCGGCGGCGGCTCGTTCGGCCAGAAATACCTCGCCTTCGATTTCGGCGGCCCGGCCGACAAGGAGGGCCATTGGTTCTACCGCCTGACCGGCATCGGCCGGCAGGGCGGCACCCAGGTCGACGGGCTCGACGAGAATCGCGGCTACATCGCCCCGACCTTCACCTACAAGCCGGACGGCGCCACCACCTTCACCCTTCTGTCGAGCTTCCAGTACGACGATACCGGCCGCCTCAACGCGTTCCTGCCGTATTACGGCACGGTGCGGCCGACGGTACTCGGCCTGCGCATCCCGCAGAACTACAACGTCTCCGATCCGTTCAACAATACGTACCGGCGCAGCCAAGCCAGTGTTGGCTACGAGTTCGAGCACGTCTTCGACGACACCTGGACCTTTCGGCAAAATCTGCGCTACGCCTTCAGCGAGTCGCTCGACGACGCATTCCTGGGCGGATTGTTCGGGCTCAACGGGTTCGGCTATGCCGACGCGAACCAGACCCAGATCGCGCGCTACCGCTTCCGCGCCTCGTCCCGGGCGCGGCTGTTCAACGTCGACAACCAGGCGGTGGCCCGGTTCGACGACGGCCTGTTCAAGCACACTTTCCTGATGGGCCTCGATTACAAGAACTTCCAGCTCAACGACAACAACGCCACCGGCGGCTTCGTCGGCCCGACGGTCGCGAACTTCAACATCATCACGCCGAATTACGGCAGCCCGAGCGTCCCGGTCGCGCCGTACCTCGTCAATTACGACGTGTTCCAGCAGCTCGGCGTCTATTTCCAGGACCAGATCAAGCTCACGCCGGAGCTGACCCTGGTCGTGTCCGGCCGCGGCGACTTCACCTCGAACGAGGTGAACAACCGGCTCGCCGATACGGTGACGCGCCAGTCGGCCAATGCCTATACGCAGCGTTACGGGCTGATCTACAACTTCGACTTCGGCCTGGCGCCTTACATCAGCTACGCGACCTTCTTCAACCCGCAGGTCGGCACCAACGCCTTCAGCCAACCGTTCCGGCCGACCACCGGCGACCAGTACGAGGCCGGCGTCAAGTACGAGATCCCGGGCGCCAACGCCTTCCTGACCCTCGCCGCCTTCGACCTGGCGCTGGCCAATACCCTGACGGCCGACCCGACCAACACCCTCAACCAGCTCCAGCTCGGCGAGACCCGCTCGCGCGGCTTCGAGGCCCAGTTGGTGGCCAACATCACCAAGGACTTCAACGTCGTCGCGTCGTTCACGAGCTACAACCTCGAGATCACCAAGGGCGATATCGGCACGATCGGCCGGACGCCGACCAATACCCCTGAGACCCTCGCCTCGGTCTTCGCCGACTACACCATCCCGACCGGCGACTGGGCCGGCTTCGGCTTCGGCGCCGGGGTGCGGTATGTCGGCCGCTCCTTCGCCGACGTGAACAACACCCTGACGGTGCCGGAGCGGGCGCTGTTCGACGCCGTGATCCATTACAGCCGCGACAACTGGCGCTTCGCCATCAATGCCGCGAACCTCGCCGACAAGCGCTTCGTCTCGTCGTGCCAGTCGGTCACCGCCTGCTTCTACGGCGAGCAGCGCCGCATCACCGCGAGCCTGAGCTACAAGTGGTGA
- a CDS encoding glycosyltransferase family protein: protein MGTALPHCAPLSVLLLDTEPRTSNAYIALAVADALRRHPAVGRVVRATHADAVALAQGELARGGRFDLVLALGGASRHHALLRRLCALAGTSALWTTEDPYLSAANARLSGCFDLVFTNDRGSLPRYGAGARHLPLAATTLFQDLSLRPDDAAYRYDLLFVGTAWPNRVATLNRILSAFPRGLKVKIALPANAYLPQAVLVRDDLVVDWRCGNEDFARLANASRVVLTLPRIFTAGADETPSGTTPPPRLFEVALAGGAQLVVGAHPETFDYYEAGREIRACAEDDAVPTIAALLADPAGRIAMAERARARTRGEHLYDHRVDVIVRAVRERGTVPRLPAVESSGSIAEDAPPVAAKPRLLFVAHNRAGRRPGGGVEFYQEQLAGAIDGFETLFLYPSFEEDAWVMRLDEGEASEALPIPPAERLLASSEIEALVERILVERRIDLVHVHHLLGLPLSLPAIARAHGVPVVAQLHDFFLICHRYTLMNQHGVFCDVVNRGEGQCDGCLATAEGLPAGAKARRDGFVARMLGSIDALVTSTPATADYVRAFYPEVTARVAVIEMVDAEPARLPSPPGPVAPATSAPGPRVPMRVAVLGNVVDHKGARTLLELVRITQGEGYVFEVLGYVASYLVAAFEAQAGERLTLRGGYTREEVPALLAGCDVSLHLSLWPETYMISLTEAWRAGLIPIVTDLGAPGERVTDGVDGLKVPPGESGAVRQALRRLRHDPALVAALRAAIARKTLPGMVGHATSMAALYRELIAARPAPHAAPDEAPAPFTLSALDLGFRLNHPDWTDPAIVWDGAEETSAVTDALPLAVAGLPERVLAPSDPGLSWEIADLVVDGQRLPGRIGACAACDSLSLRGWIWRPEAGRPTQTWLRLRSGVATRYVTALPERRPELAGRFGTGRAEQAGFAVQIRIADLPAGLHTVDLLQVFPDHVAVAHEVARFTAPDVSAPGPVTPWRTGLTVPERALRRSAEPARLASHGLPIIEGVPVARQGGRTRLAVQVPEGARRGPSFLVLTGDEGTAWARAQWRDEDGTAWIGIEAQVRDIPPGPYRVSALIGDESGADLYETGTTLFVAPTARACLVTAEPPPALRLAWIPPVRSRLNLDAVTVGEASTLLGTPVTVAGWCFAPGRGRPLAWIARWGARGRRRFMIAESVTRQDVAVHLRDSDALNAGFEIQLPLDALRDGSLRVFQVYERGAVALSGFPRHVLGMIPAEALAG from the coding sequence ATGGGAACCGCTTTGCCCCACTGCGCGCCTCTCTCGGTGCTCCTGCTCGACACCGAGCCACGGACCAGCAACGCCTACATCGCCCTCGCGGTCGCCGATGCCCTGCGGCGCCACCCCGCCGTCGGGCGGGTGGTCCGGGCGACCCATGCCGACGCGGTGGCGCTGGCGCAGGGGGAATTGGCAAGGGGCGGGCGGTTCGACCTCGTCCTCGCCCTCGGGGGCGCGAGCCGCCACCACGCACTCCTGCGCCGCCTCTGCGCGCTGGCCGGCACCAGCGCGCTCTGGACCACCGAGGATCCCTACCTGAGCGCGGCGAATGCCCGGCTCTCGGGGTGCTTCGACCTCGTCTTCACCAACGACCGCGGCTCGCTTCCGCGCTACGGAGCCGGCGCCCGGCACCTGCCGCTCGCGGCCACGACCCTGTTCCAGGACCTTAGCCTCCGGCCGGACGACGCGGCCTACCGCTACGACCTCCTGTTCGTCGGGACGGCCTGGCCGAACCGTGTCGCGACGCTCAACCGGATCCTGTCGGCCTTTCCCCGCGGCCTGAAGGTGAAGATCGCGCTGCCGGCCAATGCCTACCTGCCGCAAGCGGTGCTGGTGCGCGACGATCTGGTCGTCGACTGGCGCTGCGGCAACGAGGATTTCGCCCGGCTCGCCAATGCCAGCCGGGTGGTGCTGACCCTGCCCAGGATCTTCACCGCGGGCGCCGACGAGACGCCGTCGGGCACGACGCCGCCGCCGCGGCTGTTCGAGGTTGCGCTGGCCGGCGGCGCGCAGCTCGTGGTCGGCGCGCACCCTGAGACCTTCGACTACTACGAGGCCGGGCGCGAGATCCGCGCCTGCGCGGAAGACGACGCCGTCCCGACGATCGCCGCCCTGCTGGCCGATCCCGCGGGGCGCATCGCCATGGCCGAGCGGGCCCGGGCGCGCACCCGCGGCGAGCACCTCTACGACCACCGGGTCGACGTGATCGTGCGGGCGGTCAGGGAGCGCGGGACCGTTCCGCGCCTGCCGGCCGTCGAGTCGTCCGGCAGCATCGCGGAGGACGCCCCACCGGTCGCCGCCAAGCCCCGCCTGCTCTTCGTCGCGCATAACCGGGCCGGACGGCGCCCGGGCGGGGGGGTGGAGTTCTATCAGGAGCAGCTCGCCGGGGCGATCGACGGGTTCGAGACCCTGTTCCTCTATCCCTCCTTCGAGGAGGATGCCTGGGTGATGCGCCTCGACGAGGGCGAGGCCTCGGAGGCGCTGCCGATCCCGCCGGCGGAACGGCTGCTCGCGAGTTCCGAGATCGAGGCCCTGGTCGAGCGCATCCTGGTCGAGCGCCGCATCGACCTCGTCCATGTCCACCACCTGCTCGGCCTGCCCTTGAGCCTGCCGGCGATCGCCCGGGCCCACGGCGTGCCGGTGGTGGCCCAGCTGCACGACTTCTTCCTGATCTGCCACCGCTACACCCTGATGAACCAGCACGGCGTGTTCTGCGACGTGGTGAACCGGGGCGAGGGACAGTGCGACGGCTGCCTCGCCACCGCCGAGGGGCTGCCCGCGGGCGCGAAGGCCCGGCGCGACGGGTTCGTGGCGCGGATGCTCGGCAGCATCGACGCCCTCGTGACCAGCACGCCGGCCACCGCCGACTACGTCCGGGCCTTCTACCCCGAGGTGACCGCCCGGGTCGCGGTCATCGAGATGGTGGATGCGGAACCGGCCCGCCTGCCGTCGCCGCCGGGGCCCGTCGCTCCCGCGACAAGCGCACCCGGCCCGCGCGTCCCGATGCGGGTCGCGGTGCTCGGCAACGTCGTCGACCACAAGGGCGCCCGGACGCTGCTCGAACTCGTGCGCATCACGCAGGGCGAGGGCTACGTCTTCGAGGTGCTCGGCTACGTCGCGAGCTACCTCGTCGCCGCCTTCGAGGCCCAGGCGGGGGAGCGGCTGACGCTGCGCGGCGGCTACACCCGCGAGGAGGTGCCGGCCCTGCTCGCCGGCTGCGACGTGTCGCTCCACCTCTCGCTGTGGCCCGAGACCTACATGATCTCGCTGACCGAGGCGTGGCGGGCCGGCCTGATTCCGATCGTCACCGATCTCGGTGCGCCGGGCGAGCGGGTCACCGACGGCGTCGACGGCCTGAAGGTTCCGCCCGGCGAGTCCGGCGCCGTCCGCCAGGCCCTGCGGCGCCTGAGGCACGATCCCGCCCTCGTCGCCGCCTTGCGCGCCGCGATCGCGAGGAAGACCTTACCCGGCATGGTCGGGCACGCCACCAGCATGGCGGCGCTCTACCGCGAGCTGATCGCGGCGCGGCCCGCCCCGCACGCCGCGCCGGACGAGGCGCCCGCGCCCTTCACCCTTTCGGCCCTCGACCTCGGCTTTCGCCTCAACCATCCGGACTGGACCGACCCGGCGATCGTCTGGGACGGGGCGGAGGAGACCAGCGCCGTCACCGACGCCCTGCCGCTGGCGGTCGCCGGCCTGCCCGAGCGGGTGCTGGCGCCGAGCGACCCCGGCCTGTCCTGGGAGATCGCCGACCTCGTCGTCGACGGGCAGCGGCTGCCCGGCCGGATCGGCGCCTGCGCGGCCTGCGACAGCCTCTCGCTGCGCGGCTGGATCTGGCGCCCGGAGGCCGGCCGGCCCACCCAGACCTGGCTGCGGCTGCGCTCAGGCGTCGCCACGCGCTACGTCACCGCCCTCCCCGAGCGCCGCCCCGAGCTCGCCGGCCGGTTCGGCACCGGCCGGGCCGAGCAGGCCGGCTTCGCGGTGCAGATCCGCATTGCGGACCTGCCCGCGGGCCTGCATACGGTCGACCTCCTCCAGGTCTTTCCCGACCACGTCGCGGTGGCCCACGAGGTCGCGCGCTTCACCGCCCCGGACGTTTCCGCGCCGGGCCCCGTCACGCCGTGGCGGACCGGCCTGACGGTGCCGGAGCGCGCGTTGCGCCGGAGCGCGGAGCCCGCGCGCCTCGCGAGCCATGGGCTGCCGATCATCGAGGGCGTGCCGGTGGCGCGCCAGGGCGGCCGCACCCGTCTCGCCGTGCAGGTGCCGGAGGGCGCGCGGCGCGGGCCGTCCTTCCTCGTCCTCACGGGCGACGAGGGCACGGCCTGGGCCCGGGCGCAGTGGCGCGACGAGGACGGGACGGCGTGGATCGGCATCGAGGCGCAAGTCCGCGATATCCCGCCCGGCCCTTACCGGGTCAGCGCCCTGATCGGCGACGAGAGCGGGGCGGATCTCTACGAGACCGGTACCACGCTCTTCGTCGCGCCCACCGCCCGCGCCTGCCTGGTCACGGCCGAGCCGCCGCCGGCCCTGCGCCTGGCCTGGATCCCGCCGGTGCGTAGCCGCCTGAACCTCGATGCCGTCACGGTCGGGGAGGCCTCGACCCTCCTCGGCACTCCCGTCACGGTCGCCGGCTGGTGCTTCGCCCCGGGGCGCGGCCGGCCGCTCGCCTGGATCGCCCGATGGGGCGCACGGGGACGGCGCCGGTTCATGATCGCCGAGAGCGTCACCCGGCAGGACGTGGCGGTGCACCTGCGGGACTCCGACGCACTGAATGCCGGCTTCGAGATCCAGCTGCCCCTCGATGCCCTCCGGGACGGGAGCCTGCGGGTGTTCCAGGTCTACGAGCGCGGCGCAGTCGCCCTCTCCGGCTTTCCGCGCCACGTCCTCGGGATGATCCCGGCGGAGGCGCTCGCCGGGTGA
- a CDS encoding LysR family transcriptional regulator: MFELSQLRCFVAVAEELHFGRAAERLHLTQPPVSRQIQVLERVLDVALLNRTSRAVRLTPAGRRFLVEARRILRLSDEAAATARRVAAGQAGSVTLGFTAAAAYRTLPDLVRAARLRLPEADIHLKEMVSAAQAEALGAQGIDLGLMRPPLPPAADGSLRIARETLVAALPDDHPLAAGRGVTAQAVAAEPLIAYAPDEARYFHDLVGDYFAESDLAPRAVQHLAQIHTILSLVRSGLGLALVPESAASLRVAGVTLRPLIPAPRRPVELFLVWRRGNDNPLIPVLAELAASMPELD, from the coding sequence ATGTTCGAGCTGAGCCAACTGCGCTGCTTCGTAGCGGTGGCCGAGGAGCTGCATTTCGGCCGCGCCGCCGAGCGGCTGCACCTGACCCAGCCGCCGGTGAGCCGGCAGATCCAGGTGCTGGAGCGCGTCCTCGACGTGGCGCTCCTCAACCGCACCAGCCGCGCCGTGCGCCTGACCCCCGCCGGCCGCCGCTTCCTGGTCGAGGCGCGCCGGATCCTGCGCCTGTCGGACGAGGCGGCGGCGACGGCCCGCCGGGTGGCGGCGGGCCAGGCCGGCAGCGTCACCCTCGGCTTCACGGCGGCGGCCGCCTACCGCACGCTGCCCGACCTCGTGCGGGCGGCGCGCCTCCGCCTGCCGGAGGCCGACATCCACCTGAAGGAGATGGTCAGCGCCGCCCAGGCCGAGGCCTTGGGCGCGCAAGGCATCGATCTCGGCCTGATGCGCCCGCCCCTGCCGCCGGCGGCCGACGGCTCGTTGCGCATCGCCCGCGAGACCCTGGTGGCGGCGCTTCCCGACGATCACCCCCTGGCGGCGGGCCGTGGCGTGACGGCGCAGGCCGTCGCGGCCGAGCCGCTGATCGCCTACGCCCCCGACGAGGCGCGCTACTTTCATGACCTCGTCGGCGACTACTTCGCCGAATCCGATCTCGCCCCCCGGGCGGTCCAGCACCTGGCGCAGATCCACACCATCCTGTCGCTGGTGCGCTCCGGCCTCGGCCTCGCCTTGGTGCCGGAATCGGCGGCCTCGCTCCGGGTCGCCGGCGTGACGCTCCGCCCCCTGATCCCGGCGCCCCGCCGGCCGGTGGAGCTGTTCCTGGTCTGGCGCCGCGGCAACGACAACCCGCTGATCCCGGTCCTGGCCGAACTCGCGGCATCGATGCCGGAATTGGATTGA